The nucleotide sequence GTATCAGTTTGCTCACATTACAGTCTATGAGAAACAAATTAGATGCTGAAAACACCTCCTTTAGGATTTTAATCATGGGTTACAATATAAACATCTCACAGAGAAATATTATTGTTGATAATTCATAAGTATCTCAGATATGTTTCATTTAAGTGTCAGCTTTTGGGTATTTCTCCTAAAATTCCTTCATATGCAATAAATGCAGAATATCAATGTGCCTAATAATAATGGTGTATAGACACTAACTGGGAAAAATTTGAGTTCCCTTTGACTCtttttactgtgtttgtgtgttgagaGCAAACCTAAGAACAGTTTGAGACAGTAGCTGCATTTCCATTACATATTTGTTCAAATCTTTTGcgatatttaagaaaaatgattaaaatgatgatggTGTTTTTCAGTTAAAACTTATTTTTGTCCTCTTGTAATAAGTCATGAAGACAGAGTTTGGTAGGTTAAGTATCTCGCAGCCATCGCACAAGCCATTATTTTTAATCGAAGGAGACTTGGGTGTATCTTTAGCACAGTAGCATAGAGAGTGTTTCCGAATACCGTAATGTGCCGGTAGGCTTGGTGGACTAGATTGGCCATGTCGGAGCTGTAATGCAGTGTAAATAAGGGGTTATCCAAGCATCAGTGGCAAGGAAAATCCCTTACACTTGACAGCGGCCACATAAGACGTAATTCTTAGAGGTTGTAGTACATTAAGCTTCACAATGCATCATGGGATGCCATAACACATCAGCATATGGATCTGATTCATGCCTTGCCATAACAAGCCACTGTTGCGTCTCACACTGGCGGTTGGGCAGCATGTGCAGTCATTTTTAACGAGCAAGAGGCCTCTTCGCTGTGAGTGCTGGATTGTGCCTGACTAATTTGTGTGTGGAGGGACGTGCTTAGCGCTGGGCTGCGTGCGCGAGGGATCTTTGTGTCTGAGGCGGAGGACAAGGTCGACCCCGCGGGGCTCTGCTAGGGGCTGGAACAAAAGCCACGGCAGGATAATCCACCCTGAGACAAAGTGTGTGATTAACATGAGAAAGCAGCTTGGTTTGGGACCGCTGCCTTGGGCGAAGAGGGAACGGAGAGGTGGTCTACCAGCGTTTGCGGCGAGGGACATTGGAGGCACAGATTAATGCACCAATGCGCAAACAAAAAGGCCTTGGAGGTGGTTCTGTTGATCTAAGATGTTCTCAGATGGTTGACAAAGAaatcgtccttcttggtgtgcgAACAGAAAGTGGATGGATACGGTTTGGTGAGAGACTTGGATCTATGACAAATCCCAAGTCCTGCTGCGATGACTAAACAGGCCCATTGAGCGGCCGCTGTCCTAAACCCCCAGCATGTAGATTTGAACTTTTCACAAACTTTCTTGGTCCTGCAAATTAAGAGGATGAGCCGTTCTCCTCTGTGTAAaccccctccacctcctgggtCCCTGGTTTAGAGAGTCACAAGTAGCGTTTGTTTTGTCTGGGAAGAGATATCCTCTCAGTAAATCTCTTATCCTCCCACTCTTGTCCGAGAGCATTTGATATGTTGAAGCACCGTATCAGATGGCCTAGCAGATGCTGCCATCTCCGTGTCTTCAGTAGCTGTTTTCTCCCAGCATCatcctaatttgcatacataaGTTTACACAAATCACAGTCAGTGCATTTCAGAAGGAAAAGTTCATCCAAAATTTACAGAAATTCCATTTTGGGtggaaatgttcttttaaaatttgTTCTGTATGCTAAGAGAGGCCAGTACTCAAGGGGGTGGTAGAATTCAAATGACTTTTAAGATTCACTATTCAGATAACTAACTATGGAAGCTTTTTTACACCATGatataaattctttttttttttaaaggtaattgcgacttttcacacaattctgacttttttctccgAATTCTGCATGTGTGTTCCTGGTCAGGTATCGCTAGAATCGTGAGATTTACAGGTAAACTCTGAATTATGAAGAAAATAACTGATGTAAACTAAGaattctgaattgtgaaatataattttgaaattccaagtataattattaaaaaagtgaaatttaaACTTATAATTCCGGGTATAAATGATGTAAAGATAAAAATTCTGAggcaaaattcagaattgtgtAATGTCAacttggaatatatatatatatatatatatatatatatatatatatatatatatatatatatatatatattttataaaatttcagAATTACCAGACATAAACTTCACGTAAACATtgtgacattttatatttttcttctgtGGTTCCATAcctttaaacatgtttataagaCATGAAAAGACATGATATATTGACACGAAAGAGAAAACAGACTGTCGCAGCAGACATTTACATTCTGAATTGCAGTCTGATGCTTTATAGAATGATTTGCTTTCGCCTGCGTATGTTTTGTGCCTTAAAACTATAAACTTATACCACCACATTCAGTATGTCTGGATATGAAAGGCTCCTTTTATCGCATGCTGCTTGTGTTTGCATTAGCATTTAGCTGAATTCTGTCTAGCATTAGCATCTAGATAAATAACACAGAATAACAGTTAAAGGCCTTGCCGAGTTTCGTCGACTGACAatgctgaaacaaaataaattgcaaGCAACTCTTTTTGAGGCAGTGTTAGCAATATTAGTCAACAAAGTGAAAATCCACCATCATCCAGGCAATCTGATTCACGTACTATAATTTCATGAGCACTAATACGTGGATAGCACGCGAATTGGGACACAGGGTGAGTCTCTGTGTTCGTAATGCGTCAGTAATATGTAAATAATGACCAAATTGTCTTAAATCACTGGCATCTAGGGTTATCCAAAGGGTCAGAAGTTCAGCATGCTGCCGCCTTGACCAGCATTATTTACAGATGCCTTTTTGTCTGGGGCTGCCACTGTTTTGGTGCGTGTATATTACCCTGTGATATTTTACGACTCCATTGTGTTCGGCCTTGTGTCTGCAAGCACTGTCTCTTCCTCTTTGGGGTAGAAGGCAGGTCAAAGCTTAAGCAAGACATCTCTGTTAAGTGATGCATTGTTCGGCTTTTGTCTGAAGTAAATAGCTGCTGAGGTCACTATAGAAACCTTTGCTTGAAGTACAGTTACAGGAAGGCAACCAAATTCAGAGTGACCAAAAACCACTGGGCAATGAAACAAAGCTTTTTTGAACGTTAGATCTCTCAAAAGATGTCGGCTGATCAAGAGAAAGCCTGTCCGGATGTGACTCGTATATTTGCTCATTGTTTGAACATGGAAACTGAGATACTTTACACAAGCAAAAGAAACTTTAATTGAACTTTTGCCTACAATATAAAGTCAAAGGATCACGAAAGTGTTGGGTGGGATAAGGGCATCATGTAGGAATCAAACCTTCGTCCTCTTGAgaccaacaacaaaaacatgtatCCTACCCGCTGTCCCATAGATCTCATAAAGGCACAtgctatagtatttttttatttcatatttattcatgTCTGCAATGCTAAACGAGTCTGCTTTTGCTGGTCACAAATCAGAAACAAGGTCTAGGCTAAAAATATCCCCCCGCTTCTcctttctctccccttttttctTCAGACCGTATTCATCCCCATACCAGTGGGAAAAAGATGGCAGTAAAGGTGATTTATTGGACGAGAACGAGTATATATCTACTTTTTGGGGGGAAGTGAACAAAGTTTGGCCTAAAAAAATGGCATGATTCAGCAGTAGATTAGAAATTAAGCAGTCAGCAATGAAGTTATAAAACACTAGTGTGAGCCGACTACAGAGAGtatacagttattttatattgcatcCAAGTACAGCGTTACTGTCATGGTTTTAATGGGACACAAATTCTGATATTGTTATAAATTTGGCCAGATATACATGTttttgaggacacacacacacatacacaggggaGGGCCGAGACCCCCAGATGGCTCAGGGTTCACGTGGTGACAGAGAGGCTCATTAATAAccatagaagaagaagaagagacatCCTCTTCTGTGAGCCAGAGCCACATTCGGCCCAAAAACACTTCATTTGAGCTCACACTGTAACCACTTACAGGAATATGTACACAactttacaatcaaataacactcaacattgTTCTTATCCAGTCTATTTATTATATCATCCATTCATTATGAACAATATAACAGAGGAAAACAAATTAGAAAGGAATGTCTGgtttctgattttttatttatttatattgtaaaaagagGTATGAAatagtgaaaatatatttttcctgcgcaacaataattatatatatctaATTAATCAATGAGTGCAATTCACCTTTAGTCCTCAATGTAGCACTGCTTGATACACAAAGATCATGTGATGCTTCACTCATAATTACCGCAGGCAAAAACTGAACTGCCTTGAATGACTTTACTTGCAGAGCATGTACTGAAGCCACCCAGTGAAGTGTCACTGTCATTTGATGGTGGATGTTGTGAATGTATTGAAAGTATTGATTTTAAAGACACTGAAAGTGATAGTTTTGAGAATTTGAACCTTTAAGTTGTTTTAGTCCAGTAAATTGTCTTCTTGAAGTATCACTAACAATATAAAAAGAGACACATGAGCTGAAGGTGGATGCTTTTAGAGTTAGGCGTTATTAAAAGGGTCTTTTGAGGACATAAGGCATGTAGATGGTGTACagagttttgatcatgttgatcatttagatGCCTCGGCTACATGTACCATTACTAATTTCAATACTAATAAAATTTAAGTTACATATTTGTTATTACCACTCTGCTGCAGATGCCAGAGCAGTCCTTCGGAAGGTTTTCTTGTTTTTGTACACAGCTTTGTTGGCTGTGATGGGAGTCTTCTGGTCGTGTCGCGTCACGTCAGTCACTCTCGGGGCAGACAGTGGTGTTTGAGTTCAGGGGTGGATCCCTCCGGCCCCTTTGACAGCCTCAAACACAGAGAGGAGCTGGTGACCGTCCCGGGCCGAGGGGTGTTCTGGGAGCACCACTCCCTCCGCTGAATAGGCCTCGCTGTTGTCCCTCTGAAGGGGAGGGTGCAGAGCCGCGAACAAAAGCCCAATCAAAACCAAACCCGCTACACTTTCTGCCTTTTCTTCTCCGTGCTCTTTTGTGGCTGTGCTTCTGACCCAGCTCTGCTCCGGACGGACGCGGGAATATTTATATGGCGAAAGCAGGGTGCTGATAAAGCGCTGCTTTTGATAAATGCATCTGCGTGGACTCGAGCACGTACACAAGAGTATTCATCGAATGCACACGCAGcacattacatttattactgATACAGAAACTCATATATCACTGGGAGACAAGCAGGGGGCCTTGATAAAGTGTAACTCTGCTCATTTGAGACCACACACACGTCGTGATTTTCCTGCCAACATTACTTCGACTCCTGTAATGCGCTTTACAATGAGCCTAATTGACCCTTAAGCTGCCCTCTATTGTGGGAGCGCGCGTTACAGCATCATTTTTGTCTTTTCAAGTCTGTTTCCACCTTGCAACCTGGAATGTACAGGACAAAAGTGACATTCCCTATCCTTTATGTGTTTGTgaattgacagaaaaacacacaacGACAGCGGGACACTTAAGAGACGCAACCTGCCTTGATTGTAcaacacatttcatttattcactcatTTCTGGCTAGGCTCCTAAACtgttaaaggaagagttcacccaaaaatgcaaatgtactgaatattactcatcctcaggccatccaatatgtagatgagtttgtttcttcatcagatttggagaaatgtatcattacctcatttgctcaccaatgggtcctctgcagtgaatgggtgccgtcagaaaaagagtccaaacagctgataaaaacatcacagtaatccacaagtaatccacaccactccagtccatcaattaatgtcttgtaaagtgaaaagatgtgtgtttgtaagaaacaaatccatcattaagatattttaaccGTAAACCTTCTAGTCAAACATTTGTGCATTATTCATAATAAAactttcctccagtgaaaaagtccatctcctgttgtctctcacatcaaaatccactcacATATTTGTTGAAATCTCTTTTGGACTGTTTTGGATttataaacagtgcttgatctgtccaGATAgatttttcactggaagaagctTTACTATGGATAGAGGACATGGATTTTAGCTTGAAGCGATGGTtcgaaataaaaacatttcttacaaacacatagcTTTCGGTTTCTCaagatattaaagggttagttcacccaaaaatgaaaatgatgtcattaataactcaccctcatgtcgttccaaacccctgagacctccgttcatcttcgggacactgTTTAAGATAtgttagatttagtctgagagctctcagtccctccattgaagctgtgtgtacagtatactgtccatgatagatactatctatctatctatctatctatctatctatctatctatctatctatctatctatctatctatctatctatctatctatctatctatctatctatctatctatcttttacgttgattatattttatcaatatttcagATCAGATTAATTTATTTCTGGCATCTTTAAGTATAAAGTATGTTTGTTTAAAGTCCagggaattaaaaaaatgtgtgtatcattaaaaataaattctttgTGGTTTTAAATGACCTCTTGGTAGATCAAAAAACAAGATATGTGAATTGGCATCTTTACCCTTTTGAATTAAAGTTTTAAaggttcaaataaaaaaagcaaaacgaAGCCGGTCACCGAAACATTAACTATGCAAACACTATGCAAAAGTGAGATAAGAAGAGTAAAAGTGGGCAAAGACTTCTTATTCAGCTGCTCTGAATGTTTCTTTCTCTGTGtgcttgttgtctgtgtgtgtgctgcacaAGCTGGCCGCTCTCTGATAATGCCACAATGGGGATTGCTCTGTTTGTAGATGTCTTAGTGTGTGAGTTCCCACCCTGCTCTCTCTGTGTTCAGGAGCCGCACGTGGGACACGGCCAGCTGTGCTATTCTCTGAGCGACCTGAGCCTGCCACCGTCCCGGACCCCGAGCTTCAATCGTCCTCCTCGGCAGGGCCTGCACACAATCAGATAACAACTCAGAAGCCCCTCCGAGCCACTCTGTGCTAACAATACAGTCATCATTTACATGTGAAAACACAGGGCCTTATCTTGAGTTCACTGGAGCTTAAGGACAAGAGGACTCAGCTGGCATGTGAGGGGATGCAGATCTGTAACAGGTAGGTGTCTGATGGAAAATGAAGGATGTGGTGCAACAGAAACTCTACCGGAAGCATTTAAAGATGTagaaaagagagggaaaaaaagctaAACATATATGTATAGCTGTCACTACTATTAATCGAGGTGCAAAATGAAGCTTAAAGTGAAAGCATTCAAAGAAACATAATTCACTGATCAGGCTAAAACCTAATTTGCAAAATTCCCATTCCCAAAGCTCAACTCTCACACAGCTGTTCACAAAGTGAACAAAGCCGATCGTTTTCCTCTAGTTGTGTGGATCTTTGCCACCACCTACTGGAAAACAAACGAAAACACTATAGTTCACTCTCAGAAagaggtacaaaagctgtcactgggactGGACcctttcaaaacacacacatttgtatcTTATTCCCCCTAAAGGATGAATCCCAGTTCCTTAAAGGTTGACATTTGTGTCATATTAGTaccaaaatgcaacatattggtgtctttttaaaaaaatgttgcccCTTTTGTAGGCTACCTATATGTTTTTTATAATAGTGTTGTTATCTGTGCCGTATATATACTGCACACTATTGTTTAAAATGGTATACAGTTTGCAATTATGAACTTTTCAAACAAGCAGAGTAAGACTAGGGAAGATGACCCACTCACATCTATGCTCATGTTTAATTTGGCCATTTCCTCCGAGTATCAACATTTGAGCGATTTTTGTCTTTTGAAACTGAAGGTTGACTGATCTTTGAGCCTTGTGTAGTAAGTGATTACACGTTATCTGGATTATCAGATTCCAGAAATTAAGTACTTTCTTTTCCtgtcaataaaatcaataaaaaacacaTGGGAAAGTGTAGTTGTTTGATcagcatttaattttatttcatgtcaTTACTGAGAACAATGTTACATACAACAGGACCTTAAATTCTTCAAAGAGTGAAAATGTGCTTTGGTTTTCATAAACGGGTTGCAAATGCTCAAGCATCATCATTTCGGAACAAACTACTTGACATTTCAAAAGCATTTGAAAACCGCATCAAGAccatacatgtacacacacacaaaccagtacTGCAAATGCAAAGAGCTGCCTAACCTCCCGAAGGCGCATTGTGTCCATTGTGGAGAACACTGAAACTATCTAAATCGAAAAACAGACATATAGCTGCAAAAACATTGGTTAAATGGCGCTTTATGGTTCAAAAAGTGAACTGGGACGTGTCCCAAAAGTGTTCCCTGAGGTTTGCAGAGGATGCAAATCAAAGTGTTGTCACAGTTTTGAAGTTCAGTTTCAAGTCCCATTATGTATTAAAAAGTTCCTGAATATTCTAGAATCCTATTGATTTACATACAGTGTCAAATAATCATCTTAATATAAAGCAAAAATAGAGAAAAAGCAagcacaaaacaatcaaataGTGCCCAAAAAGTCAATTCAGCACATCAAATCTTAGGCTAGTTGATCTTTTAATTAAAGTACCTCTTTTGATATTACTAGATAACAAATGAATACAACCTCGAAATTAGGTATCGTTTAAAAAGCCCTCCGGCATGATGAAAACCCATACAAAAAACCCAACCAGAGGTAGTTTACACCCAACATGGTGTAGAGAAATCAAAACACAATAAGAAAATGATTTAATCTCCGATTAAGTAAAAGTTTCATTGATATATCAACTCATAATAATAACACGTCAAGATACCCAAACATATTTACAGTATAGGTATTGATTTTATGCTTTTGGTCTCGTTTCAACACTTAATGCATGAATGCAATCTGCTAaacctaacttttttttttaattcataagaaTAATGCACAAGCCACAAGAAAATATGGACAACATGCTGTATAAATTAAGCCATTGGTTGAAGcattaaaataagaaaaggcaAGAAAACCCCAAAAGAAAAAcccttgaaaaaagaaaaagaagaaagactTGATATAAACCTGAATTAAATTAGACTTAAATATTTAGCAAGAATATAGATTTGGTTATAGTTTTACAGTATTTCTTAAGCATTTCAACATTCAATATTTCTTTGGAACTGTACATCAAAGCACCCTAATCGCTCAAGCAATACAACTTCACGAGCTCAGATCGCAACCCTACTACGGTGAAGTATTACCTGACCCCCTGAAAAGTGTTTATTAACACAGGCAGTGTGTTTTCCTCGGTTCTGAATCAGATGTCAGTTTAAGCTCATTAATTAAACTAGAAAGAGTGACTGTAATATGGAAGACACTGTGTAGTTTATCTTCTCTAATATGGATTTGTAATCTCATGCAGGCTAATCAGAGGGTTTGGTTTAATCTGAGGTAGCAAGTTTGTGTATTCAAGTAAACAACCCAGATAGCTTTATTACAGCGGTCCGTTTCTGAAGCATAAACTCGATCATGACTCCTAAATTACATTCGCAAGTCACCGCTGTAAAATAACTGGTATCACCAGGAACATTCGGCTGTTTCAGGTCTGAGAGGATTACTCGCTATTTGAGGTAATTTTCATTTGAATCGATTAAACTACAATCGCTAACTGGATAAACTTGATAGTTTTTAGCTACACACTAACAATAACAAACAATTCATGCACAATAATAAGAAGGTATGAAGAAAGAGGTATAACAGCAGGTATTGGCTGACGTTGGCATTTTTATGCTTCTCAGGGAATGGCATTGCCATCCTATTATAAAGATTTATATAATTCTTTATAGCATTCTAGAGGATTTGCTGTGGAAACTGAACTCTAGATTAGCTTAAAAAAGTAAACTTGATAGTTTAATCTAGGGTTCACAAGCGATTCTCTATCTAGAAAGAATGCCACAAATAGAATGCTTTGGATCTTCTCTACAGAAGTCTTTTGAACTAAATGGATTTTGGGAGAATTTGTGAATGAAAAATCAGTACGGAGAAGATCTTGAGAACTGTTTGTAGAATTCTAAATGTGATGCAAACGGAATTCTAGATTAGCTCAAAAGGTTTATCTGTGAATCTCTTTATTATTATAGAGGTACTGTAGCCAAACATCAACCCTACAATAGACTACAGAGCAGACTTTTTTGAGATCATCTAGGATTTCACTTTGGCGAGGATTCTTCGATTAAATTCTAAATGACTCGTGATCCAAACGGAATCCAGTATTAGTTCAAAAGATAAAGTGTCTGAAGAAGATCTAAATGAATCTTTAGAGAATTCTAGAAGATTTGTGGCCACAGTTGATCTCTAGAATAGATTACAAAGATTCCCTCTTTGAGAAAATTTAGGCTTTAGTTCTAATCACAAATCCTCAGAATTATAATTCTTGAATTCGATTCATAGATCAGTTTTCCACAAATTAGGAGTTTAGCACCAACCCTAATCAATGACACCTGAAGAATCAAACCAAGGTATGCAGAGTTACAAGTAGGTAAGTTGTTCAGTGTTTAAGCAAAACCCTGCAGGGCCTCCACGTCTGAATTTGAGTGACCCTACCATCCTCCAACcctaaccaaacacacctgaaccagctagtCAAGGTGTTCCAATTGTGTTGACGCAGATTTGGAACTGAAGCCGGCAGGAAAGTAGCCTTAAAGGTGCAAAGCTGACTACCCCTGATCCTCATTTAGACTACCCTTGTCCTACACATGGTGTAGAATGGTGTAGGACAAGGGTAGGCAACGTCGGTCCTGGAGTGgcgctgtcctgcagagtttagctctaaccccaatcaaacacacctgaataagctaatcaaggtcttcaggattactaaggctaAAGAcaagggttggagctaaactctgcaggacatcagCAATCCATTGCCCTGGTGTAGGATCCCCAGAAAAAAACTTAGAGAAGAGATCTAGACTGCTATAGATCTTCCGAAGCTTCCGTTTTGGGGTAGAAGAATCtttgttaaaatttttttttagagattTGTGGGTGAAAGTGGAcactgtttttgtaaaaaaaaaaaaaaaaaaaaaacgctgtagAGAAGATCTAGTGGATTTTTGTAGCATTCTAGGGGATGTGTGGCCTGAACTGAACCCTAAATTAGCTCAATTAGTAAACTCTGTGGAGAAAAGCTAGAGGAATCTTTGTAGGATGTGTTTCCAAAATAGTACCTTAGATCAGGGACGTTAAATTCAGATCCTGAAGGCCAACTGTCCTGCATAATTTACCTCCAATccaaattaaacacacctgaaccagccaaACAAGGTCTTTGGGATTACTCGAAACTTCCAGACAGGCGTTTTGAAGCAacactctgcaggacagtggccctccaggaccagagtTTGACACGTGTTGTAGATTACACTACAGAGGTTTAATTTTTAACTAAGATGACTCTTTGCAGAATCATAGAAAATTTGTGGGTAAGACTAAACCCTTCATTAGCTCAAAAAGTAAAACCCCTGAAAAGAGGATCTAGAGGAATCTTTGTAGTGTTCTGGAGAACTTGTTGGAAAACTGAACCCTAGTTAAAAAAAAACCCAAACCAAAGCACTATGGAGAACTGTGGGCATCTGTGTTATCCTAGTGTAGGGCTCTTTGATCTGTTCTAAGATACTGAGGTATGCATCCGCATATGACTAATGAGGTTTCTTTGTTGCGTAAATTTCCCACCACAGACCTGGCACTTATACGGTTTCTCCCCTGAATGGACACGCATGTGCTCAGTGAGTCGGTACTGCCTGGTGAAGCGCATGCCACACTCCTCACACGCAAATGGCTTTAGACCGAGGTGGCTGCGCATGTGGCGGGTCATAGTGCCGCGCTGCGTGAACATCTTGCCACAAATGTTGCAAGGGAAGGGACGCACGGTGTCGACATCTTTGAGGGACTTCACCGGACTCTGCTCCAAGCTCTCGGGAGCTTCTGGTGAAACTCTGGTGACTCCAGGCTCTCCGTCAcgttcctcttcctcctcatcctcaacCTTCACATCCACATCTTCATCCAAATGGCTTTCCACATGGGATTTAAGACTCTCCGAGGAGGGAAAACCCTTTTCGCATGGGATACAAACATAAGGGTTGTCCCCTTCAGCTTCTTTGAGAAAGGTCTCCTTTTGATAAACAAAATTGGTGCTGCCATTGTTTGGTTTTTGGCCCTCAATTTCATCTGTTTTCCCTCCAattcctttctctttctttacagACAACTGTAAAGTGAAGGTCTGATTCTGGCTTGATTGACTTCCAGACCTGCTAGGAGGAACGTAACCATTGACCTTAGATTTTCTTCGGGATCCCGCCCTTTTTCTTTCCTGAGCTCCGTCCAAAGGAATTATCCACTTCTCTTCCTTTGGAACACACTTCATATTTATTGCCATATTGTTGGAGATGGGTCTAGACTGAAAAACTTTGTCGGTAGCTGTTGTCTCAGAATTAGAATTTTTCTTAGACAAATCCAACAACAACTCCTGCTTTTTCCTtgaaatgcatctactttcggcgTTATGCCGTTTTTTGGGAGGCGTCATACACGTGTATGTTTCAGTGTCTGATGAGTGGTCTTCGTACAGGTGAATTGAAAACTTGGAGCTTCCACGAGCACCGCTATTGAGGGACCCATTTTGGTTGATCTTACTGGAGCAGAGGTTTGCGAGGTCATTGAGCTGGAGAAAGTTAGCTGTGGTGAGCAGAGAGCTTATATCCACACCATCAAAGGTCTCTTCTTCCAACTTGCCGGTGTAAATGAAATCCAGAATTTGCTGGAAAACCACTGGATCCACCATATCAGGGTCGAGGTGGATTAGGTTATCATGAAGGACAAGGGACTTGAAGTAGTGGCTGGTGGCGGCGAGGACACTTTTGTGGGCCCGGAAGAGCGTGTTTTCAACCATGATGATGACATCGCACAGGAAGCCCTTGGAGCGCTGCTGATTGAGCTGGAGAAGCAGTTGATTGGCGTAGTTTGGGAGCTCCATCGCCTACCCTTGATGTTTTGCATTGGTTTCACTGTAAGAAAAGATGGCTTGATGTTATTTTGATGTGACACAAAACCTCAAGGATAATCGCTTGTATCTgcattgttttaaacaaaaaaacaaac is from Carassius auratus strain Wakin chromosome 25, ASM336829v1, whole genome shotgun sequence and encodes:
- the LOC113043611 gene encoding hypermethylated in cancer 2 protein-like, which encodes MELPNYANQLLLQLNQQRSKGFLCDVIIMVENTLFRAHKSVLAATSHYFKSLVLHDNLIHLDPDMVDPVVFQQILDFIYTGKLEEETFDGVDISSLLTTANFLQLNDLANLCSSKINQNGSLNSGARGSSKFSIHLYEDHSSDTETYTCMTPPKKRHNAESRCISRKKQELLLDLSKKNSNSETTATDKVFQSRPISNNMAINMKCVPKEEKWIIPLDGAQERKRAGSRRKSKVNGYVPPSRSGSQSSQNQTFTLQLSVKKEKGIGGKTDEIEGQKPNNGSTNFVYQKETFLKEAEGDNPYVCIPCEKGFPSSESLKSHVESHLDEDVDVKVEDEEEEERDGEPGVTRVSPEAPESLEQSPVKSLKDVDTVRPFPCNICGKMFTQRGTMTRHMRSHLGLKPFACEECGMRFTRQYRLTEHMRVHSGEKPYKCQVCGGKFTQQRNLISHMRMHTSVS